The DNA segment TGCACAAGGGTTAATATTTAGGGAAAAAATCGTCCGCATACAACCTTTCGCTTCAACAAGCACGAGCGCACTGAGCGATAACACTCTGTAGCCGAACGAAAAAGCGTACGACgggactaccttgtataattgtatcatggtcGCGACCATCTTTAGCTCAAGTGTTGCTAACAAATTCGCATTGATCCACTGTGACATTATTAAAGCTTTGGACGCCGTTATTTGCTGGCGTGGACGAAGCGCgcaatgaatataaaaagttaCACAAACGAAAGTTTGCAAGTGGATGACGATGAAAAGGAATCAAaactagcaacaacagcgacagcggcaacaaaaacaacaagaactacaCACAGTGACCACAAAGAAGTTGGCGCTAGGGCAGctcacgttgttgttgtggttgtcgaTGAAGCAAAGGCTGAATTACTAcacaaccagcaacagcagcagcagcatcacaaCAAAGACAAAGCTTATgtcgcaacagcagcagcaacaacgacagcggcaACCGcgaatcatttaaatattgaagcAATTGAAAAAGCAGCGTCGATGGTAGcaattaacaacaacgacggcgacggcgacaacgacaaagacaacaactgcagcaacaacaacaatagcagcagcagcagcaacagtggcTGCAACAAAATTAAGAAGCCGCTGAGGCAACGAAGAATATCGCTAAGTGaaaaccacaaccacaacaaatacTCGCACGACAGCAGGCACAGCAACATTGATGTACAAACATTTACCAATACAAAAGAACTCAATCaagtcaatttaaattcatcgtcaacaacaacagcaacgtcgCAATCGTTGCTGTCGACCTCACTGGAGGCTGCgtcagctacaacaacaacaacagcaataacaactacagaatcatCTTTAGCTACAGCTACTGTTGCTGAGatatcgcagcagcagcagcaacaacagctgattATGTCGCCAACTGCTGGTTCGTCATCAACAACCCccgccacagcaacaacaacagcatcgagTGCTGTTCATTTGCGAAAATCACACTCAACGCCGGCTCTCAAATTcgctggcaacagcagcagccacagcagcagcaaccacattGTTGTAGAGTACGATCAATGTAcgatcaacaacaataacaacaagaacgatGGCTGTAAATTCAAAACGCAAGTTGAGTCTGCGATGGAGGCCAGCAACATTGCCATTAAGgatgttgctgtcgctgcgcACTTGAAGCGACAACAGCCACATCATCAACAGCCACTGCAACACGAGCAATTGCAACGCCTCAATGGCAACAACGAtagcaacaaatgcaatacAACAATAGATGCCACAAAGCCAGCGACACCGGAATcattgcgattcggttgcacGCACTACAAACGACGCGCCATGTTTGTGGTAAGTCACGAAACCCGACAAACCTCATCAATATGGTTAATATAACATAtctatacatataattatagattttctttaaatagtCGCTCAACATTATCTTGagtattaaattaatagtGATTAAAGGAAAGATTAAAGATGAAAAGACTATTATAGATTAAAGTTGAATCCATGATGGTCTGGCGAGTCTTGAACTCTTTTAATCTTTACTTTACAAAGGTTCGCTTTATAGACAACTCACaatcttttttctttgttgccATGGATCTTTTAATACTAATTTCGTCTTAGTTCATTGAAAATGGCATTTGATTGTAATTTGAGTAGCAATCAGACTGTTTAACTAAAATTAAAggctaataaaataatatggcTTAATCGTGAAGCGATCAATTAGGATCATTTTCAAATGTGACGTTTCAGTTAACATCCTAATTTCATATATCAAATATcgaatcaaaataattaaacagaTGCTGACAAAAGGCATCAGTTAATCATActattatagtatttaattcATGCACTTTATGGATTACTGAAACCATTTTTGGGCATCGTATACATCGCTTTGATATTGCCATAGCACGTGGCAAGCTAATGGAGGCGCCTCGCTTTGTCGGCTTCTGGTTATCGTCTTCGTGGCACTTTTCCTGAAGTCagcgttttattttattttattctattttttttttttttgttgccaccAAAACGAACATTTCAACTTATTTATACGTTTCTAAACAAACAAAGTCCCcgtatacaaacacacacacactcacactctggACTGGGGGCTACATTTCTTTTGTGGCTGCATAATTTGAGTTCAATTGGGAGAATTAGTGTTTGCTTGTGaattgtacaacaacaacaataacaaaaacgaaCGCAAAGGCTGAGAATTATAGTagataaagcaacaacaatttacacTAGATATCTCAACATTATCCCCCCTCTTCTCTTGAACTTAACTGACTCACTAGAAAGAATTCGACTGCATCATCCATGAAAAGCGAACGCCCATTTAACACCTTCCCATTGATCCCATTTAAATTACGACCCTTTATCTTTTATTGTTGCTTCCAATATTAACGTTTCTTCTTTCCATCGTGCGTAAATAATacgaaatgtgttttttaacCGTTATTGTACAACTTataagcaaaacattttaGATCTCTAGAATGgaaacatttttgtgttaaATGCTGGgaaacttaattgaaaataacatgAAATTGGGCAATTAACGAACATATTCGTTTCGTAATGTTTTCCGAATTTAATGTTGATATTCGAATTAATTGGAAATTGTATTTCGTTTCGGGTTGATTCACAAATAGAGCATCATGAGGGTTTCCGAAATAATAATGGAGCCAGAGATGCATGCCagcataattattaaattattttgtaatatacaaacataaacaaaggGGGAAATATTACAATACGATGACTTTAcaagaattatttattaaaaaaataactacaaaattgtaaagtttttttattttatcgtCGCTTTTGTTATGCAAGTAAATTCGAGCACATTTTCACAAATGTAATTGCTgtgaatattttgcaaattagtCATAAATTGAGTGTCAAATAAATAGTTGTTGTATTTGGGTTTTACAATCGTTTAGAagaatattgaaaaatgtCACGCAAATCTGTCTTTGATAGATCTGAATTCTACGAAAAAGGTCGTGCAtgcttttgtgttgtgtgtctAAACGTTCACTAACCCAATCACTAGAAGTAGAAGTTGTTTCTCTCAGCAcaaacattcattcatttgttattGAATCAGGTGAACTGAATTTCGAATGCGTAAACGTGTGTTAAAGTTGCTATAAACCGAGCAAAACCTTGGTTTCCAGTCCGTGACTATCGAATGGAGATGGAAGAATGAAACGATTTAAATATCTCTCCTCTTTTTCGTGTCACGATCGAAACGCATCTCTAGGCAATTACTTGTATTCGACTCGCAGTCTCTGGGAATAGTTTATCTACAAAAACTTTGTTTGCTCTGTCAATTCATCAGCCGAGTAATTATTGCTAACAATTTTACTCAATATAAACAGATGTAAAACATCTGGAAACATGATTGGAGggtttttctctgtgtgtttcAAAGTTATGATTGGGGGGAAAATCAAAGAAACCGGATCTAAGGTACTTTACAACtctatttttaatacttttattgCTCACAATCAGAACAAAGATAATTATCGCTTTTTTTAGGCTTTATGCCGAAAAGATTTAcataagtttattaaattaaagcgtCAAAAAtctaatgaatatttatgcaacaattattaataagttTTCTAAATGTGTTACAAAAtacctatagggtagaaggcatctccgaccttataaagtttatatattcttgatcagcatcaatagccgagacgatctagccatgtccgcctgtctgtctgtgatactatatcgatataccgaatataccatttggtatatttttagcgtttagtagtattttagtatattttgaaaataacaccgcaatattttgtagactgtagatttcttacttattttattcttaCTTCTTTATTTACGACAAGAGAGatgtattaattaaaactacacacaattttaataagtttacatggttaattaaatacatatgatAAATAACATCGTTGCTTTAACAGTTAAATTCAGATTCATGTTTAtgagattattttattttgtgtaccTATTTTCCTGTAAGATAGTTTCTATACGCTTAATAGTCTCAGTCTGTTGCTGTAAGCTAATTTGAATTATGTCCATTTGATCCTTCATCGCAATTTCCAATTTTCTTTGAAAATCTGCTCTATCACTATTCAGCTCTATGTTCTGACTTATTTGTTGTTCCTTGTTCGAATTTTTCTCAGCAATTTTGATTACACGTTTGAACGAATTATAGTCTAAGTGTTGATGCATTTTGATTAATCCGAAAAACATCCTCTTTGGGCTGACGAAATCAATAGCATAATCAGTCGTGCCTTTATCGGTGGCATTACCTTTGGTATAGTAAAAAGTCATTTTTAGCggataattaaatttttgtatcattATCTCCTTTAACGTAAAAGACGCCTTTTGAagacaattaaatttattcgcAACCTTTTTAATAATCTTGCCGATTAATTCATAGGTGTTCACTAAATTGATGCGATATATGGCATTATAAATTTCCGCTTGGTTTTGAATCAACTGTAAGATTTGAGATTTGTAATTAAAGAGATCTACAAATGATgtaattatttgcaaactaaCCTGAATGTCGTTTAAGGCCTTCGCGACAAGGAGATTAAATAACGAAATTCCCACGATGATGATAAACAGAAATAATAGAAGATATTGCCCTAAAGTTTCAATATTAGCACTGCTAGCTTCGTATTCCCCGGTTGACATTATAAATGACTTCATGATTGCTGAGCCGGGGTCATCAAAATTCAAGCTTGAAGTATCCGTGGCATTCGTTGTCTCCGTTGAATTTCCGAATTCTATATGGAAACATACTCCAAATGTAACCACCACCAAAATTAGAATTCCCGATTCGAGTACAGTGTTGATTACCGCAAAGAGCATCCCAAAAGGTTTCGCTATCCATGCTACGGGCACCACTTTCATGTATGAAAATAGCTTGAGACATGCGAATAGCAATATGAATGTCTGAATATGAATATAGTATAGAATCTCGTCTCGAATCTGGGGTGTATACAAGTAGAAGAATGACATGACGCCTAGTGAGATATCCAGCCAAATAGCTGCAACGTCATGATAGGCAAgcagaaacaataaaaagttgACACCgagcagaaaaaaattaaaatcatattcaTTCAAtgtgatataatataatagattCAGAAAGTAAAAGGAGATTTGAAAGTAAAAGAATTTTGAGTATGTGTGCCACTTGTGAGACAGAAAGGTCGAAACCATTGGATGGTTAAGTAAATGCCTCAGACTTTTAGATTGCTTAATATAAGAGATGGTACTCATGTCATTATAAGACTGTTGaaaatttaagtttgtttcatTTGGTGGCTGGGAAATATTTGAGAAGTCCATGATAACGTTTTCGTCATTCATTTGAATACAAGAGTCCAAATGTTCTTCTAAGATGTCGGGTTTTATGTTCTTAATGGGCAGCGTTTTGTAGTCGCTCCGCATGCCCATGTATGCTCCATGAGATAGCAGACTTCTGACTGCCTCATCACTGTACCTCAAAGTTGCAAACTGTAATAGAGGAATTCCCTCTTCATCCGCAGCACTAGCGAGGCCATCTTTTCTCTTTAACAGCACTTCTAATAGCTTTATATCTTTCATTTCGATAACCCACTTAGCTAACTTTACATAATCGACTTGTAGTTTTGGTGTTTTTAGCAACTCTTCTAAGTCATAATCTTCTTCAAAAGACATTAACTTTTTAAGAAATTCATAGTTAAAGTCCTTTGATTGTAAACTCAATATTTGACGTAGAagatttaatgcatttttatcgCCCTTCGCGTAGCTCTCCAATATATTACCCATATAGTCAATATCGAAAATGGAATCCTTTTGCCTAGATATCATCTCTTCAAGATTGTCTCTTTTAAGTTCTGAATGCTTTTTCATATGATTAGTTTCCAAATAGTTCCACGCCTCTTTGGCAATTAAATCCGCTGTTGTATATCGCTGAAGCAGTCTGTAGATTAGCTCGTATTTATCATTTGGACTCAACTCAGTGTTCTTCATCACGTAGCTCAACGGTACTTCCCCGGAATCATCCATTGTATTCACTTCTGCGCCATTTCTAAGCAACAGTTCCATGCACTCACGAATTTCACCAGCATTTTCTAAAGTTAGATGACTGGCTAAATAGTTGAGTGCCGTTTGGTTTTCGTATTTATGATCTATATCTTTTATAGCAGCTTTTCGCTTGGATGTTTCGGATACATTTTTCTGAGGCAATATTTCTATTGATTCCTCAACTTCGTCAGCTGAGGAGCGATCGTCATTACTATTTTCTACATTTATTGTCACAGAGTTACGGTTAGAAGTTTTCATCTCCTCTTCCTTATTATAAGTCTCTTTGATTGTTTCGGTAGACATCTTCTTATCTTTTTCGTGTTTTTCTTgctcaaaattaattaacagaTATAAATTACTGAAATGCAAAGATTCAGCAGCATAGTTTATGGCAGCTTTTCCAGTCTCATTATTCACCTGAAATTAgtgtacaaaattattatcgGTGGCATTACCCTTATAAcctaataaaagaaaaagaaaaattattaCTCACTGAAACAGAATGAATCACTAATCTAACCGATAAGATGCTGGTATAGTAACATGTGTACATTGCTTTAAGACAAAGGCTGACAAATCATCGATGtaatatatacacatgtataaatatatttaattaataagtttCTTAACGATCAGACCActaatttctaaattataaTGACAATAAGattgtttaaatattgttaatggGAACAAATACTTTCCAAGCAAGCAATTACTGTAATTGGTTAATTCTCAAAAGTTAAATcggattattttttttcgtatattttaaatttaatttaatggtGTTCACTAACTTTTTATAGACTAAATAATCgtatcatatttttttaattgagaaTAATAACCATTATTTCTTTtagttaaatgtaaataaatgatgtATATATTTGAGTACTTACGTAATTCCTATTACATCCTTTTTGTAAGCATAGTTTTAGGAATTGTGCTCGTTGCGGTCTTGATAACAAGTTCTCAAAAATTGGTGTTAAATCGTTAActgacttttttttaatggcttTCGCAAACCCTGCGAAATTGTCCGCCTCAATATAAGACTCCATTTTTTGATTCGCGATTTTCCTGAATATTTAAagtcttaaatatttaatttaaggatatttatttccaaatgcacaacagcaaaataacaatgaaatttaCCGATGTGTCCGACTCTTTTGAAATCCTATAGTATACTAGTCAGTTTCACCCTCATCTTCAActcaatcaaaaatataaaatatataattattaaaatcaatCTGACTTACGATaagcttttattatttgatccACATATAAAGTTATTTCTTCTGACTCATTTCCATTGTCAATCACTATTAACAAGAATTCTATgatgctgctttttttttgtatgttatttaaatacattttcataatttttacgATAAATTGTTGGGAGTCATTGTATAAAAGAatagatttattatttgagagcCAAGTATTACTTGTTAAACATAAGATATGTTTTATATCGGTGAATTAAATAAGCTTACCTGGTtaatacaaaagcaaatatatattttaatctagattcaaattattttaaatttttggaagaaaaatatatgatttttgattttattttattttagtttccTAATTTCTcactgtgctgctgctgtgatataatttgtatatagttcgttttggtgtatacaataataactatagtatttatgagccctgaaaatttggttgcgatcagatagaaATTGTGGAAGTAATAACTTccagaaatacttttgtatgggcaaaaatgcCTACTTTTTAAGGGTCTTAGTTaatttggctgataatctggtatattgtgccgtctatggtatattcgAAATTTACCatatgtggtactatatcattataccaaatacaccatttggtatatttttagtgttttgcagtattttcggtatattttgcttttattcaaaatgggtagcgggtatctcagagtcacgcacacttgactgtagctttcttacttattttcgTATATAAATGAGCACTAAACTTTCGATCGAATGACACATACTCTTACTTACTCTGGACATGTCGCGCATACagaaaaatgtatacattgaaattcattaatattcatttaggGCTATTGAATATGACTTTGAGTACAAACATTGCATAACTCTTTTGCTACGTTTATGGTATTTGGAAGGAAGTTGAGCTTTCctttttacatacatttttggttcttttattatattaatttattatttaaaacgaATAGAATtttgatgaaatatttatagtaaacaAGCTTGATCTATGACTTCCATAAACTCTTTAGTACTTTCATGCCTTTGAGTCCTTACTTGaatatgaaatcaataaaGGTTCTCACGGGTTtcgtattattattgaaatgtgTTGAAATTGAACAATTGACAGCGTTGCGGCCTATCAATTGAGTGAGAACTTAAGATTGACAAatgaatatagtatttatttatattccaaattaatatacacatatttagaATTGTACTATAGATATTTCATGGTCATCTCGTTCGGCGTATGGGCGtgttcatattatattttttttgctgtcacagttgttgttggaggTCGAGAAACCAGATTGAATGTCATCGCGGATTATTTCACTGCGGTTTTGATATTTGaggtttattttgtatgcgATTGTAACAATTTGGCGAGagatttaaaacattttacaagttaaatattaacatttaacaaaacaattaacacTCGTCTAATGAAGCGACGCGTCACTATTTTGTGGCCAGTTGCCCGCCACAAATTGGCCAGTTTTAGTTTCGGTTTCGATTTCGGTTTCAGttgtgatttaattaaattttatggcTCGCTAAATTGAATTGTGTCTGCAATGTTTATGGTTGCGCTAAGTGTCGTATACGCGATGGCTCGTATTTCCTCTTGCACACCAAAAAGGGGGAATTCTTTCGGGACATTCGGTCACGTACAACGTGCCACATGTTGCTTCTCTTATTATACCCgacaaaaattgtggaagttatttaagaaatccTTTTGTATGTGCAATAACGActacttactacgggt comes from the Drosophila sulfurigaster albostrigata strain 15112-1811.04 chromosome 2L, ASM2355843v2, whole genome shotgun sequence genome and includes:
- the LOC133836463 gene encoding myosin-G heavy chain, with product MNIKSYTNESLQVDDDEKESKLATTATAATKTTRTTHSDHKEVGARAAHVVVVVVDEAKAELLHNQQQQQQHHNKDKAYVATAAATTTAATANHLNIEAIEKAASMVAINNNDGDGDNDKDNNCSNNNNSSSSSNSGCNKIKKPLRQRRISLSENHNHNKYSHDSRHSNIDVQTFTNTKELNQVNLNSSSTTTATSQSLLSTSLEAASATTTTTAITTTESSLATATVAEISQQQQQQQLIMSPTAGSSSTTPATATTTASSAVHLRKSHSTPALKFAGNSSSHSSSNHIVVEYDQCTINNNNNKNDGCKFKTQVESAMEASNIAIKDVAVAAHLKRQQPHHQQPLQHEQLQRLNGNNDSNKCNTTIDATKPATPESLRFGCTHYKRRAMFVTPCCNKFYKCRFCHDENESHHFDRKTLTELICSECNTRQKVQEQCENCGVRFGKYTCLICNLFDDADKQQYHCHGCGICRIGGAHNFFHCEVCNMCLPIQLKIDGHRCVENISRSHCPVCLGDIHTSRIPCHIPDCGHLLHKMCFDQLLASGHYTCPTCQTSLIDMTALWEYLDAQALRMPVPLKYENQRVHIFCNDCHKTSKTKFHFIGLKCVHCGAYNTTQDVKRRLSLVTDEPTTA
- the LOC133850887 gene encoding transient receptor potential cation channel protein painless-like, coding for MESYIEADNFAGFAKAIKKKSVNDLTPIFENLLSRPQRAQFLKLCLQKGCNRNYVNNETGKAAINYAAESLHFSNLYLLINFEQEKHEKDKKMSTETIKETYNKEEEMKTSNRNSVTINVENSNDDRSSADEVEESIEILPQKNVSETSKRKAAIKDIDHKYENQTALNYLASHLTLENAGEIRECMELLLRNGAEVNTMDDSGEVPLSYVMKNTELSPNDKYELIYRLLQRYTTADLIAKEAWNYLETNHMKKHSELKRDNLEEMISRQKDSIFDIDYMGNILESYAKGDKNALNLLRQILSLQSKDFNYEFLKKLMSFEEDYDLEELLKTPKLQVDYVKLAKWVIEMKDIKLLEVLLKRKDGLASAADEEGIPLLQFATLRYSDEAVRSLLSHGAYMGMRSDYKTLPIKNIKPDILEEHLDSCIQMNDENVIMDFSNISQPPNETNLNFQQSYNDMSTISYIKQSKSLRHLLNHPMVSTFLSHKWHTYSKFFYFQISFYFLNLLYYITLNEYDFNFFLLGVNFLLFLLAYHDVAAIWLDISLGVMSFFYLYTPQIRDEILYYIHIQTFILLFACLKLFSYMKVVPVAWIAKPFGMLFAVINTVLESGILILVVVTFGVCFHIEFGNSTETTNATDTSSLNFDDPGSAIMKSFIMSTGEYEASSANIETLGQYLLLFLFIIIVGISLFNLLVAKALNDIQLIQNQAEIYNAIYRINLVNTYELIGKIIKKVANKFNCLQKASFTLKEIMIQKFNYPLKMTFYYTKGNATDKGTTDYAIDFVSPKRMFFGLIKMHQHLDYNSFKRVIKIAEKNSNKEQQISQNIELNSDRADFQRKLEIAMKDQMDIIQISLQQQTETIKRIETILQENRYTK